The Pochonia chlamydosporia 170 chromosome 1, whole genome shotgun sequence genome window below encodes:
- a CDS encoding 40S ribosomal protein S14 (CRP2) (similar to Metarhizium acridum CQMa 102 XP_007814338.1) yields the protein MAPPKKTAAPKENISLGPSVRDGELVFGVARIFASFNDTFVHVTDLSGRETITRVTGGMKVKADRDESSPYAAMLAAQDVAARCKELGINALHIKIRATGGNGTKTPGPGAQSALRALARAGMKIGRIEDVTPTPSDSTRRKGGRRGRRL from the exons ATGGCTCCTCCCAAGAAGACCGCCGCCCCTAAGGAGAACATCTCCCTGGGCCCCTCCGTCCGCGATG GCGAGCTCGTCTTTGGCGTTGCTCGTATCTTCGCCTCTTTCAACGATACCTTCGTCCACGTCACCGATCTCAG TGGCCGTGAGACCATCACCCGTGTCACTGGTGGCATGAAGGTCAAGGCCGATCGTGACGAGTCCTCCCCCTACGctgccatgttggctgccCAGGACGTCGCTGCTCGATGCAAGGAGCTGGGCATCAACGCCCTCCACATCAAGATCCGTGCCACTGGTG GTAACGGTACCAAGACCCCCGGACCCGGTGCCCAGTCTGCTCTCCGTGCCCTTGCCCGTGCTGGCATGAAGATCGGCCGTATTGAGGACGTCACCCCTACTCCCTCCGACTCTACCCGCAGAAAGGGTGGTCGCCGTGGTCGCCGTCTCTGA
- a CDS encoding DNA repair protein Rhp26/Rad26 (similar to Neosartorya fischeri NRRL 181 XP_001262421.1) codes for MDPDQEQDQSATGESREQLVEKMVAAAQEATGAESTAETLETEAMTEEDALKNLTGTVRDQDDLERDITIQANAALMEAEDKKDQNRIVKLGATRQRLQSQLDKEKKRLERVAGNPYQSRNVQKEIAKLEEEIGQISSDITDFQSRIDKRHREDPADTAAHSKSTRLPGESHREYLIRTGKITPFAKVGGPRPEGITGQLADTILEAEEEAAAEQYDQEAEGPTSHQLLRRPGFADEVVEKEPKAPASAAEDEFSLRPRKKRRVERERSPSAEFEPDQSSASESADETVWQQGNEDDLIRQERRKTKAKAKALEEEKVDLSKLDDGNESLYQRRLKDWISRRSRARRARRQLADDEDAAVESDEDEDEWLKPSPDYPDHYIDDGLKLPGDIHPSLFGYQKTGVQWLAELYKQSVGGIIGDEMGLGKTVQLIAFIAALHYSKTLHRPVIVVAPATLLRQWVSEFHRWWPPLRVSILHSSGSGMMNPRFEDEYDVEHYRPVANKSLNAARRIVRGVVDKGHVLVTTYTGLQTYADELLPILWDYAVLDEGHKIRNPNAEITVTCKELNTPNRVILSGTPVQNNLTELWSLFDFIYPMRLGTLVNFRTQFEIPIRQGGYANASNLQVMTAEKCAEALKETISEYLLQRLKIDVAADLPEKTEQVLFCKLTDGQRKAYETFLGSDEVSAILNRRRQSLYGIDILRKICNHPDLLDKSLGKKAGYNFGSPKLSAKLQLTNDLLQKVMIPNGHKTLLFSQGKLMLNIIEKCMRECGISYVRMDGETPVDQRQPMIDRFNTDPSIHVFLMTTRTGGLGTNLTGADRIIIFDPDWNPSTDLQARERAWRLGQNKPVKIYRLMTEGTIEEKIYHRQIFKQFMTNKVLKDPKQRSSYDLSDLYDLFTYNAGDQAAAQRSDVFKGAEVDISANKDGTGPKGKNLAPITSVGSKERDIERQELQKMNIVAAMEDFKEDDSVHDERRMLEGIFSRSVNSAYDHEQIVNGPQKAKADMSVLRQEANQVAREAAAHLRHAAQEARRVPIGTVTWTGEVGSGGRPGGNRRRGGPSSAGIMNNLASRQGLDGGSASSSRSGTPGLDKNLKAKDFIAMIKTFIDRHGGRVPSKMLVDHFNPYCPGKKQSDEFKTALDRVAVLNKTGGAGRGMWSLKPGFK; via the coding sequence ATGGATCCTGATCAGGAACAAGACCAATCGGCCACAGGCGAAAGCCGTGAGCAATTGGTCGAGAAGATGGTCGCAGCCGCCCAGGAAGCGACTGGTGCTGAATCAACGGCTGAAACGCTCGAGACAGAGGCGATgactgaagaagatgcccTGAAAAATTTGACAGGAACCGTGAGAGATCAGGATGACTTGGAGCGAGATATCACCATCCAGGCAAACGCCGCTCTAATGGAGGCGGAGGACAAGAAAGATCAGAACCGCATCGTGAAGCTAGGTGCCACCAGGCAGAGACTTCAATCCCagttggacaaggagaaaaagcGCCTGGAGAGGGTTGCTGGTAATCCATATCAATCACGTAATGTGCAAAAAGAGATCGCAaaactggaagaagaaatcGGACAAATCTCAAGCGACATTACAGATTTTCAATCACGTATTGACAAGCGACATCGAGAGGACCCTGCGGACACCGCCGCTCATTCCAAGTCAACAAGGCTTCCTGGCGAGAGCCACCGAGAGTATCTCATCCGAACAGGAAAGATCACGCCGTTTGCAAAAGTTGGCGGACCTCGTCCTGAGGGAATTACTGGCCAGTTGGCTGACACCATATTggaagccgaagaagaagctgccgCGGAACAATATGATCAAGAGGCCGAGGGCCCAACATCGCACCAGTTGTTACGCCGACCAGGTTTCGCCGATGAAGTCGTTGAGAAAGAACCTAAAGCACCTGCGTCAGCTGCAGAAGACGAGTTTTCACTTCGTCCAAGAAAGAAACGAAGGGTCGAACGGGAGCGCAGCCCGTCGGCAGAATTTGAACCAGATCAGTCGTCGGCTTCTGAGTCTGCTGATGAAACAGTTTGGCAACAGGGCAATGAAGATGATCTTATTCGGCAAGAGCGTCGCAAAACGAaggccaaagccaaagcattagaagaagagaaagttGACCTCAGcaagctggatgatggtaACGAATCACTTTACCAACGCAGACTGAAAGACTGGATCTCCCGGAGGAGTCGAGCTAGGCGAGCTCGTCGACAATTGgcagacgacgaagatgccGCAGTAGAGagcgatgaggatgaggatgaatggCTGAAACCATCACCGGACTACCCCGATCACTATATTGATGATGGCCTGAAACTGCCTGGCGACATACACCCGTCCTTGTTTGGTTACCAGAAAACTGGTGTACAGTGGCTGGCGGAGTTGTACAAGCAAAGTGTTGGAGGTATCATTGGAGATGAAATGGGTTTGGGGAAAACTGTGCAACTAATCGCATTTATCGCCGCCCTCCATTACAGCAAAACGCTTCATCGACCAGTCATTGTGGTTGCACCAGCTACCCTGCTACGACAATGGGTGAGCGAATTTCATCGCTGGTGGCCGCCGTTGAGAGTATCAATCCTGCATTCGTCGGGAAGTGGGATGATGAACCCTCGATTTGAGGATGAATATGATGTCGAACACTACCGTCCAGTTGCCAATAAGTCTTTGAATGCAGCTAGAAGAATTGTCAGAGGAGTTGTGGACAAGGGCCATGTTCTTGTCACAACTTATACAGGCTTACAAACCTATGCTGACGAGTTGTTACCGATATTGTGGGACTATGCGGTGCTTGATGAGGGACACAAGATCCGAAATCCCAACGCCGAAATCACTGTAACATGCAAGGAGTTGAACACCCCGAACCGGGTCATATTATCAGGTACACCTGTACAGAACAATCTGACCGAACTGTGGTCTCTGTTCGACTTTATATATCCGATGCGACTAGGAACCCTAGTAAATTTTCGGACGCAGTTCGAGATTCCTATTCGTCAGGGTGGCTACGCGAACGCATCCAATCTTCAAGTCATGACGGCTGAAAAGTGCGCTGAAGCACTCAAAGAGACAATCAGCGAGTACTTGCTTCAGCGACTGaaaattgatgttgctgctgacCTACCCGAGAAGACGGAACAGGTCTTGTTCTGCAAGTTGACTGACGGGCAGCGAAAGGCATACGAAACATTCTTAGGATCAGACGAGGTATCAGCCATTCTAAACAGACGGCGTCAATCTCTGTACGGAATTGACATTCTGCGTAAAATCTGCAACCATCCCGACCTGTTGGATAAGAGTCTTGGGAAGAAAGCTGGATATAATTTTGGAAGCCCGAAGCTTTCCGCCAAGCTGCAGCTTACCAATGACTTGTTGCAGAAAGTAATGATCCCAAACGGCCACAAGACGCTACTTTTCTCACAGGGCAAATTGATGCTCAACATAATCGAGAAGTGTATGCGAGAATGCGGCATAAGCTATGTTCGCATGGATGGAGAAACGCCAGTGGACCAACGACAGCCAATGATTGACAGATTTAATACCGATCCGTCCATTCATGTTTTCCTTATGACAACAAGAACTGGCGGTCTGGGGACAAATCTTACAGGCGCTGATCGAATCATCATCTTCGACCCTGATTGGAACCCATCTACAGATCTACAGGCTCGGGAGCGAGCATGGAGATTGGGACAGAACAAGCCAGTAAAGATTTACCGACTCATGACGGAAGGCACAATCGAGGAGAAGATCTATCACAGGCAAATTTTCAAACAGTTCATGACGAACAAGGTGCTTAAAGATCCGAAGCAACGGAGTTCGTACGATTTATCAGACTTGTATGACCTGTTCACGTATAATGCTGGTGATCAGGCGGCTGCCCAACGAAGCGACGTGTTCAAGGGAGCGGAAGTCGATATCTCGGCAAACAAGGACGGGACTGGTCCCAAGGGGAAGAATCTAGCACCAATTACCAGTGTTGGAAGCAAAGAGCGAGACATTGAGCGACAGGAACTGCAGAAGATGAACATCGTTGCCGCCATGGAAGACTTCAAAGAAGACGATTCTGTTCACGACGAGAGGCGAATGCTAGAGGGCATATTCTCACGCTCAGTGAATAGTGCATATGATCACGAGCAAATTGTGAATGGCCCTCAGAAGGCGAAGGCAGATATGAGCGTATTGCGCCAAGAAGCCAACCAAGTTGCCCGAGAAGCAGCCGCTCACCTTCGACATGCTGCCCAGGAAGCTCGTCGTGTACCGATCGGCACAGTTACTTGGACTGGTGAAGTTGGATCAGGAGGAAGACCAGGTGGAAATAGGCGACGTGGCGGCCCGAGCTCCGCCGGTATTATGAATAACCTGGCGAGTCGTCAAGGCTTGGATGGCGGAAGTGCCAGCAGTTCTCGTTCTGGAACCCCAGGGCTagacaagaacttgaagGCGAAGGATTTCATCGCGATGATCAAGACTTTCATAGATCGACATGGTGGACGAGTGCCCAGCAAAATGCTTGTGGACCACTTCAATCCCTACTGCCCAGGGAAGAAACAGAGCGATGAGTTCAAGACCGCTCTGGATAGAGTGGCAGTATTGAATAAGACTGGCGGCGCAGGACGGGGAATGTGGTCACTCAAGCCGGGGTTTAAATGA
- a CDS encoding protein HIR1 (similar to Coccidioides immitis RS XP_001239250.1) has product MHIIKPSWLSHSGEQKDFEVYSCHISPDGKRLATAGGDGHVRVWSTEAIYNAKDASYTKPRQLCHMSHHLGTIHSVRFSPNGRYLASGADDKLICVYHLDKGAPAITFGNNEPPPAENWKTYKRLIGHENDVQDLAWSPDSSLLVSVGLDSKVVVWSGYTFEKLKAIPAHQSHVKGITFDPANKFFATASDDRTIKIFRYTPPAPNSTQHDMINNFVLETTISAPFKSSPLTTYFRRCSWSPDGNHIAAANAVNGPVSSVAIIERTRWDSEINLIGHEAPTEVCMFSPRLFHTVKPDENATTNGSSGQMLVTVAATAGQDKTLSIWNTNTSRPVVVLQDLSGKSISDLSWAPDGQTLFAASLDGSIVVVRFDEGELGWVAQTEENIRALQKYGASRKGMGIPEDVDGLLLETHSKAGESRAVESRMGALMGDTPKESTPAPNGTRAGSDKPVAATNGETEAAKTPEEEKEDKSADRVKELKSRVTVGKDGKKRVAPLLVSSSGTGQSSLPQTQLVGSTATKTTQNDAPQTMLDLSKPFDGLPKGGIASMLLGNKRKSATGETEDEGEEPLAKRATTGPTPIVTNGTDGVEPAAFAPVQNGVVPTPEFLRPAVLNPSISFAQVRLAVPRIRSHILRPMDRGVLQPESTSEDASKAPENVTMEAKNDPNPRDPSHVMVTKRGELLWQEFLPRAVILVTANKHFWAAACEDGSIHVWTPAGRRLLNPIILESQPVILECRDHWLLCITAVGLAHVWDLKMQSSPHPPVSLGPILDVATTSLNQHSASPGPGVTSAHLNTNGHIVVTLTNGDGYYYAREMYTWQRLSEAWWAVGSQYWNSNDSSISALQSTAVGATSAEDKDKKTAVSVSSGIIPFLERHTTNEFLLKGRAYALQRIIKTVIQRKEGEDLESTISIAHLENRIAGAMQLGAKEEFRLYLFMYAKRLGAEGTRPKVEELLNSLMGGILRETQAEEQQGKGWYGIDDEICGWNRKELLKGVVLILGKYRELQRLTSQYARVLDLDLEDGSVDVDNMDVEA; this is encoded by the exons ATGCACATCATAAAGCCCTCGTGGCTGAGCCACAGCGGCGAACAGAAAGACTTTGAGGTGTACAGCTGTCATATTTCTCCCGATGGCAAGCGTCTCGCGAccgctggtggtgatggccaCGTCCGAGTCTGGTCGACCGAGGCTATCTACAATGCGAAGGATGCCAGCTACACAAAGCCGCGCCAGCTCTGCCACATGAGCCATCATTTAGGCACAATCCATTCCGTGCGATTCTCTCCCAATGGCCGGTATCTCGCCAGCGGCGCCGACGACAAACTCATCTGCGTATACCACCTCGACAAGGGGGCCCCGGCGATAACCTTTGGGAACAACGAACCGCCGCCGGCAGAAAATTGGAAAACATACAAGCGATTAATTGGTCACGAAAATGATGTCCAGGACTTGGCATGGTCACCGGATTCGTCCCTGCTGGTGTCCGTTGGGCTGGACTCCAAGGTCGTCGTTTGGTCGGGTTACACctttgagaagctcaaggcaaTCCCGGCGCATCAGAGTCACGTCAAGGGCATCACTTTTGACCCTGCCAACAAGTTCTTTGCGACTGCTAGCGACGACCGAACGATCAAGATATTCCGATATACCCCTCCTGCCCCTAATTCTACCCAACATGACATGATCAATAATTTTGTACTGGAAACAACAATTAGCGCGCCATTTAAGAGCTCACCGCTTACTACATACTTTCGACGGTGCTCATGGTCCCCTGATGGTAACCACATCGCAGCTGCCAATGCTGTAAATGGTCCCGTGAGCTCAGTCGCCATCATTGAGCGAACCAGGTGGGATAGCGAAATCAATCTAATCGGTCACGAAGCGCCAACCGAAGTTTGCATGTTCTCCCCACGATTATTCCACACCGTTAAACCAGACGAAAATGCCACCACGAATGGAAGCTCTGGCCAAATGTTGGTGACCGTTGCTGCCACTGCTGGCCAGGACAAGACTCTGAGCATATGGAACACCAATACATCTCGCCCTGTTGTTGTTCTACAAGATCTTAGCGGCAAGTCAATATCCGATTTATCATGGGCTCCTGATGGCCAGACCTTGTTTGCGGCCAGCTTAGATGGCAGCATCGTGGTTGTCAGGTTTGACGAAGGAGAGCTAGGCTGGGTGGCACAGACCGAAGAAAACATTAGGGCTCTGCAGAAGTATGGTGCATCTCGCAAAGGGATGGGAATACCTGAGGATGTGGATGGCTTATTACTAGAGACACATAGTAAAGCTGGCGAGTCAAGAGCAGTTGAATCAAGAATGGGCGCCTTGATGGGAGATACGCCAAAGGAGTCTACGCCAGCCCCAAATGGCACAAGGGCAGGGTCAGATAAGCCTGTTGCTGCGACAAATGGCGAAACAGAGGCTGCGAAAACACccgaggaagagaaggaagatAAGTCTGCAGACCGTGTCAAAGAGCTCAAGTCGCGAGTGACAGTTGGCAAGGACGGTAAGAAACGAGTCGCACCACTTCTTGTCTCGTCCTCAGGGACTGGGCAGTCCTCATTACCACAGACACAATTGGTTGGGTCAACCGCAACCAAGACGACCCAGAACGATGCTCCACAAACTATGTTGGATCTCAGCAAACCGTTCGACGGACTGCCCAAGGGAGGCATCGCATCCATGCTGCTAGGCAACAAGAGAAAATCAGCTACGGGAGAGACCGAAGACGAGGGAGAAGAACCCCTTGCCAAGCGAGCTACGACGGGACCGACCCCAATCGTCACTAATGGCACTGACGGTGTAGAGCCAGCTGCTTTTGCCCCAGTGCAAAATGGAGTGGTTCCCACGCCCGAGTTCTTACGACCTGCAGTCCTGAATCCTTCAATATCGTTTGCACAAGTTAGATTAGCAGTCCCTCGAATTCGGTCACATATACTCCGCCCAATGGATCGGGGTGTTCTGCAACCAGAGAGCACTTCCGAGGACGCCTCTAAAGCCCCAGAAAATGTTACCATGGAGGCTAAAAACGACCCAAACCCGCGAGATCCATCACATGTCATGGTCACAAAGAGAGGAGAGCTGCTGTGGCAGGAGTTCCTACCACGGGCTGTCATTCTGGTGACTGCAAACAAGCACTTTTGGGCAGCAGCTTGCGAAGACGGATCCATCCACGTATGGACGCCCGCTGGTAGGCGCTTGCTGAACCCTATCATCCTTGAATCTCAGCCAGTCATTCTAGAATGCCGGGATCATTGGCTATTATGCATAACCGCCGTTGGACTGGCGCATGTCTGGGACCTGAAGATGCAATCTTCGCCACATCCCCCAGTATCATTGGGACCAATTCTGGATGTGGCAACTACATCATTAAACCAGCACTCTGCTAGCCCTGGCCCAGGGGTCACGTCTGCACACCTAAACACTAACGGGCATATTGTGGTTACATTGACGAACGGTGATGGGTACTACTATGCCCGAGAAATGTACACATGGCAGCGTTTGAGTGAAGCCTGGTGGGCTGTTGGTTCTCAATACTGGAATTCGAACGATTCTTCAATTTCCGCATTGCAATCAACGGCGGTTGGCGCCACTTCTGcggaggacaaggacaagaaaaCTGCCGTTAGCGTATCATCTGGAATCATACCCTTCCTGGAGCGTCACACAACGAACGAATTTCTTCTCAAGGGTCGTGCCTATGCGCTGCAACGTATCATCAAAACTGTCATTCAGCGAAAAGAAGGCGAAGATTTGGAAAGCACCATCAGCATTGCCCATTTGGAGAACCGTATCGCTGGTGCAATGCAGCTCGGAGCCAAAGAAGAGTTTCGTCTCTATCTATTTATGTATGCTAAGCGCTTGGGAGCAGAGGGAACGCGGCCCAAGGTTGAAGAGCTCCTCAATAGCTTAATGGGAGGCATTCTCCGAGAAACGCAAGCCGAAGAGCAGCAAGGCAAGGGATGGTACGGCATTGATGACGAGATTTGTGGTTGGAATCGCAAAGAACTTCTCAAAGGGGTAGTTTTAATACTTG GAAAATATCGCGAATTACAGCGGCTGACCTCACAGTATGCGAGAGTCCTCGATCTCGACCTGGAAGATGGCTCCGTGGACGTTGATAATATGGACGTGGAAGCTTAG
- a CDS encoding alpha-1,2 mannosyltransferase KTR1 (similar to Metarhizium acridum CQMa 102 XP_007814334.1): MTSWRRLVYLFSNFVWLARLPCLGVLVYFSSHVNSLSPSSSLAVDTTPRAALVTLVHDYDLEPLLSSIHQLEDAFNKKYNYDWVFFSTEPLSDEFRRITSNATSSTCVYEVVRQDEAKVHRWQNDRLNQEHLPSQTSQDAPSPTRGDVLEPRQTFRQLKRWNNGPFAKEKRLQTYEWFWRIEPGAQFTHDIGFDIFRFMRDHNISYGSNKANLAPVHPSMLSQHVKGFLDKHPHLLHAEAEIAWLLRSGNYRELQNHPEESQETYSDAKQIDDDANTPAEAFTTWLRTFYESGTSPKFEIGSLSFLRSHSHQVLLDHFDEYDSSYDEGIPDMLVPTISASMFLPQKSVWNFRQKDRGLTSWPLPPDSTPEPRLKLWHRMKRAVRNDSHPKIANQRPSSLRGGQSGLKDRFALWDMIAEDFGRQETIPSLRSGDTVIDERNFALS, from the exons ATGACGAGCTGGAGACGACTTGTTTACTTGTTTTCCAATTTTGTATGGCTTGCTAGATTGCCGTGTTTAGGGGTCCTCGTTTACTTCTCCTCACACGTTAACAGCCTGTCCCCGTCAAGTTCCCTCGCCGTCGACACCACACCAAGAGCGGCCCTTGTAACCTTGGTCCACGACTACGACCTCGAGCCTCTGCTTTCGTCAATTCATCAGCTGGAAGATGCGTTCAATAAGAAGTACAACTACGACTGGGTGTTTTTCAGCACAGAGCCACTAAGCGATGAGTTCCGTCGAATCACCTCAAATGCAACTTCGTCTACATGCGTATACGAGGTGGTCAGGCAGGACGAGGCCAAAGTCCATCGCTGGCAAAATGATCGGCTAAATCAAGAACATCTACCTTCGCAAACTTCTCAGGACGCTCCATCGCCGACTCGCGGCGACGTATTGGAACCAAGACAGACTTTCCGCCAACTGAAACGATGGAACAATGGGCCCTTTGCCAAAGAGAAACGACTTCAGACCTATGAGTGGTTTTGGAGGATTGAGCCAGGT GCTCAATTTACACATGATATTGGATTCGATATTTTTCGCTTCATGAGAGATCACAACATTTCGTACGGGTCCAACAAAGCAAATTTGGCACCAGTTCACCCGTCAATGCTTTCACAACACGTAAAGGGCTTCCTGGATAAACACCCTCATTTGCTGCACGCAGAAGCTGAGATTGCTTGGTTGTTGAGGTCTGGAAATTACCGTGAACTGCAAAACCACCCAGAGGAATCTCAAGAAACATATTCTGATGCCAAACAGATTG ACGATGACGCAAATACACCAGCAGAGGCCTTTACTACTTGGCTGCGGACATTTTATGAGAGCGGCACGTCACCCAAATTTGAGATTGGTTCTCTCTCCTTTCTTCGGAGCCATAGCCATCAGGTCCTTTTGGATCACTTTGATGAATACGATAGTTCTTACGACGAAGGAATTCCCGATATGTTGGTCCCAACTATTAGTGCAAGCATGTTTCTGCCACAAAAGAGTGTTTGGAACTTCCGCCAAAAAGACAGAGGGCTTACCAGCTGGCCACTACCTCCTGATTCAACCCCAGAGCCGAGGCTCAAACTCTGGCACCGCATGAAGCGAGCGGTGCGAAATGATTCACACCCGAAAATAGCGAATCAGAGGCCAAGTTCTTTGCGCGGTGGCCAAAGCGGTTTGAAGGATCGATTTGCTCTTTGGGATATGATAGCTGAGGACTTTGGCAGACAGGAGACCATACCGAGCCTTCGATCTGGTGACACGGTAATTGATGAGCGCAACTTTGCACTCAGCTAA
- a CDS encoding capsule-associated protein CAP1 (similar to Aspergillus fumigatus Af293 XP_001481707.1) has protein sequence MPSVLSRRRPVTGVVTVLLILGVFSFLRISGGDVTPIAKQPASPGSSTALQEQLKPWNEDDRIGDLSHPRAIPDTAIHPVEYLTKNARQEFDQVLGKQSKTLEEAVKEYRRRYGLPPPPHFDKWFEFSQKNDVQLIDEFDTIHDLITPFWGMKPKTIRSRAREALGHPNGLIGIAIRKHKVAFVENPNGAEWQQLATVGMLEKFIQYLPDMDLAFNIHDESRVVLQHDDLARLVRKAKEENMPASNANSQPINAFAAVVPDLGKGMRFDEVKQTRFRSAAHQPTWTTSRMSCPPDSAARALEDDEVGDNASKYALTEAGFIYNTTAMMDICLSPSLSKSFGFFERPNGYVVAHDLFPIFSQSKISSYSDIIYPSPWYWYEKVVYNETRDFSWAEKQDQLYWRGSTTGGFSRDGGWRRQHRQHLVQKINNEPHAKVVTNKGDSSQPKWDVSDTKRGDYQKLVNVRFSHVGQCDPVDCEAQIKFFEVKDMVDMQDAWNYKFLLDMDGNAFSGRFYAFLQSRSQVFKQALFQEWHKEWLKPWLHYVPMSMRGDDWLELVRYYTGSSAKGEDMAKKSAEWAGKALRKVDLEAWFFRLLLE, from the coding sequence ATGCCGAGCGTGTTATCACGAAGGCGGCCGGTTACAGGGGTCGTAACGGTTCTTCTCATCTTGGGGGTATTCTCATTTCTTCGAATATCTGGCGGCGACGTCACTCCTATTGCCAAACAGCCAGCATCTCCCGGGTCTTCAACGGCCCTGCAAGAACAGTTGAAACCATGGAACGAAGACGACCGAATAGGCGACCTCTCCCACCCACGAGCGATCCCCGATACTGCCATACACCCGGTCGAGTACCTCACCAAAAATGCGCGGCAAGAATTTGATCAGGTCCTGGGGAAACAATCAAAGACTTTGGAGGAGGCAGTCAAGGAGTATCGCAGGCGATATGGACTTCCGCCACCTCCTCATTTCGACAAGTGGTTCGAGTTTTCTCAAAAGAATGACGTTCAGCTAATTGACGAATTCGACACGATCCACGATCTGATCACACCGTTCTGGGGTATGAAGCCAAAGACGATCCGGAGTCGAGCAAGAGAGGCACTCGGACACCCTAATGGTCTGATTGGTATTGCCATTCGGAAGCACAAAGTTGCCTTTGTGGAAAATCCCAACGGCGCGGAGTGGCAGCAGCTTGCGACGGTTGGCATGCTCGAAAAGTTCATTCAGTACTTACCGGATATGGATCTTGCCTTCAATATACATGACGAGTCACGAGTGGTGCTTCAGCACGATGACCTTGCTCGGCTAGTTCGCAAAGCAAAGGAGGAGAACATGCCGGCTTCCAACGCGAATTCGCAGCCAATTAACGCTTTTGCGGCAGTTGTCCCAGATTTGGGCAAAGGCATGCGGTTTGATGAGGTTAAGCAGACTCGCTTTCGATCGGCCGCCCACCAACCGACGTGGACGACTTCAAGGATGTCCTGTCCACCCGACAGCGCTGCTCGGGCGCTagaagacgacgaggtgGGAGATAACGCTAGCAAATACGCCCTAACGGAAGCCGGTTTTATCTATAACACGACTGCCATGATGGACATCTGCTTAAGCCCATCACTTAGCAAGTCCTTTGGGTTCTTTGAGCGGCCAAATGGATATGTCGTGGCGCATGATTTATTCCCAATTTTTTCACAGTCCAAGATTTCTTCCTACAGCGATATCATCTACCCTTCGCCATGGTATTGGTATGAGAAGGTGGTCTATAATGAAACTAGAGACTTTTCTTGGGCAGAGAAACAAGACCAACTGTACTGGCGAGGTTCCACTACAGGCGGGTTTAGCCGTGACGGTGGCTGGAGGCGccagcatcgtcaacatctgGTTCAAAAGATCAATAACGAGCCGCACGCCAAAGTCGTCACCAATAAGGGTGACTCTAGCCAGCCAAAATGGGACGTGAGTGATACCAAACGCGGCGACTACCAGAAACTCGTCAACGTGCGTTTTTCACATGTGGGCCAATGCGACCCTGTCGACTGCGAGGCACAGATCAAATTTTTTGAGGTCAAGGACATGGTTGACATGCAAGATGCATGGAACTACAAGTTTCTTCTCGATATGGACGGCAATGCATTCAGCGGGCGCTTTTACGCCTTCCTGCAGAGTCGTAGCCAGGTATTCAAGCAGGCCTTGTTCCAGGAGTGGCATAAGGAGTGGCTGAAGCCTTGGCTTCATTATGTACCCATGAGCATGCGGGGTGACGACTGGCTTGAGCTTGTGCGGTATTACACCGGTTCTAGTGCCAAGGGTGAGGATATGGCGAAGAAGAGTGCGGAATGGGCTGGCAAAGCCTTGAGAAAGGTAGATTTGGAGGCGTGGTTCTTTCGGTTACTTCTCGAGTAA